From one Coregonus clupeaformis isolate EN_2021a unplaced genomic scaffold, ASM2061545v1 scaf1599, whole genome shotgun sequence genomic stretch:
- the LOC121585417 gene encoding carboxylesterase SOBER1-like: MDHVNRSFPSQCGSGQHDSVERGRTHPCGGLCPMCGLTDTRSHGTVWSTWSLSTPWPTPWKRLYRRRLWRRGLFQGHGTGDKLVFHKWGEETTALLKKAGMTTTFHSFPGLQHQLSRPEIELLRSWILTKLLPDSLDASGH; this comes from the exons ATGGACCATGTGAATAGATCATTTCCAAGCCAGTGCGGTTCGGGTCAGCACGATAGTGTGGAAAGGG GCCGTACACACCCATGTGGGGGGCTCTGTCCAATGTGTGGTTTGACAGATACAAGATCTCACGGGACTGTCTGGAGCACTTGGAGTCTATCGACGCCATGGCCAACTCCCTGGAAGCGGTTATACAGGAGGAG GCTGTGGAGGAGAGGGCTGTTCCAGGGCCATGGGACAGGGGACAAGTTGGTGTTCCATAAGTGGGGAGAAGAAACTACGGCCCTGCTGAAGAAGGCTGGGATGACGACCACCTTCCACTCGTTCCCAGGCCTCCAGCACCAGCTCTCTCGGCCAGAGATTGAGCTACTGCGCTCCTGGATCCTCACCAAACTGCTCCCGGACAGTCTAGACGCCAGTGGGCATTGA